In Deltaproteobacteria bacterium IMCC39524, the genomic stretch GGATATCAGTGCTTACTCACTGCTTCCCATGACTCGTTATGCCATGCCTTTGATGCCTGAAGGGGGCAGCATCGTGACGATGAGCTACCTCGGCGCTGTGATGGCTGTTCCCGATTATAACGTTATGGGCGTTGCCAAGGCAGCATTGGAAGCCTCGGTGCGTTACCTGGCGGCTGAGCTTGGCCCCCGCAAGATTCGGGTCAACGCCGTGTCCGCCGGTCCAATCAAGACTTTGGCCGCTTCCGGCATCGGTAACTTCAAGCAGAAACTGCATACCATGGAAGAACGCAGCCCCTTGCGGAGAACTGTTACTCAGGATGAGGTCGGTAAATCAACCCTCTACCTCCTCTCCGATCTTTCCACGGGGGTGACTGGAGAAGTTCACTACGTCGACGGTGGTTTTAACATCTCGGCATTATGATGTTTGTGTAGAGGAGATACAACGATCTTAAAAGGCCCTTAGCGGGCCTTTTTTGCGTAAAAGACAGAACTGGAACGCAGTGTGCAGTAAAAATAGATCTAACGACCACCACAAAGACTGTCCCCGCAGTTAAGGGGACTGTCCCAAAGCTTATAAATAATACAGATAACCAATCACTGATAACTGGAACCTCAATGATTCACGGTAGTACCACAGGCCTAAAATCAAGCCAGGTCAAAGCGCTCGAGCGGATTTACCAGCGTCGTCTGCCTGCTGGAGAGATGATCACTCCGGAGCTTGCCCGCTATCTCACCGAGCAGTCGCGCGAATTACGTCGTCAGATCGGCCTGATTATCGATCGCAGCGGCGAAGTCAAATATGTGGTGCTGGGCGATGATCGCGAAATCGTTATTCCCGATCTGAGTGGTTACGGCATGGGACGCAGTGGTCTGCGCGGCCTGCGTTGTATTCACACCCATCTCAAAGGTGAACCTCTCTCCCAGGACGACCTCAATGATCTGGCCCTGTTGCGTCTCGACATGATGGTCAGTCTCGCCGTTGGCGATGATGGCTTGCCCGGTGCCGTCAATTACGCACACCTGATCCCGCCTGACCCTGAGGGGCAGATTCATCTTTTACAGAAAGCTTCTTCGCTCTATTCTTTGGATCTTGATTTCGGCTCTTTCATCCGCGCTCTCGATGCCGAATTGGAGCGCTCACGCTCGGAATCCCTTGACCTTGG encodes the following:
- the fabI gene encoding enoyl-ACP reductase FabI, producing the protein MGLMTGKRGVIFGVANDKSIAWGIAQQLHEAGAELAFTYLNEALEKRVRPLAESLGSKIILPCDVGADEDVEAVFKELQKQWGTIDFVVHAVAFANREDLKNPFSQTSREGFNLAMDISAYSLLPMTRYAMPLMPEGGSIVTMSYLGAVMAVPDYNVMGVAKAALEASVRYLAAELGPRKIRVNAVSAGPIKTLAASGIGNFKQKLHTMEERSPLRRTVTQDEVGKSTLYLLSDLSTGVTGEVHYVDGGFNISAL